Genomic segment of Drosophila biarmipes strain raj3 chromosome 2L, RU_DBia_V1.1, whole genome shotgun sequence:
tCGAGTTAAGCTATCAATATTCAGACTATAACTCTTTTAATAGGAGAAAAGGAAGTTGTGAAAAGAAATTGTCTTATTAGATGGTCAGGTAATTTAAAGACCTACACTCTTACATTATTGTTTACTCGAAAAACGGAAAAACGGaaatgattttgaagattATATTTCATTAGTAAATTGGAAATAAGAACTATTCATTCCCAGCTTGAAGTTCAGATTATTACAAATCCAACCACTAGCAGAACTAAACATAAAGTTTAAAAGTGGAAAGAAATTTATTGGACTCAGCAATATTTGCTACTTCATAGAACCGAAACGTGACATCTTGGTATATTATTAACAGGCCGCTTTCTATCCCTAACTCAAGTGCTTTTGATCCTCAGCTGGTTAAAGTTGAACTTGCTAATGCAGGTGGGACCAAGTTTGGGGCTGGCCAACCGGAAGGGTCCCCGTTTGCTTTTAAGgagaagtatatatataaatcaagGGATGGACTTCTCGAGCGAACTCACCAGGCGCTATGAAATTGGTCCAAGCTCTCGTTCGCTTCGCGTCTGCGTTGCTCGGATTTACTACGAACCATATCCTTCCTACGGCAATTGCAGTGATCCTTAAGCAAGGACCTAAGTTGGGTGTTCTGATGATGACCACCCTGACGCACCACCTCGGCTAACAATTTGGCCAGCAACTCCTCCAGAACCTGTTCGGTCCTAGGTCTATTGGCCAAATGAGGATTCACATAGTGCATCACCCGCTGAACAGTCCTTTCGTAATCCACAGGAAGTCCCGTGTGCCGATCCATGCGAAATAGCTTGGGAATCCTCTTTGTTAGCTTGGGTTTCGTCTGAACCGCTGTCCTGCGCCAGATCCGTTGGCTAGGCGGCACCGAGGACTGCTTTTTAATGGGCTTATTAGCCTTAAACCGGGTCTTCAAGAAACGCTGTTGTTGTGGATC
This window contains:
- the LOC108029039 gene encoding uncharacterized protein LOC108029039, producing MLSTKRVLSKSMAKKKTTAKKVPKTDPQQQRFLKTRFKANKPIKKQSSVPPSQRIWRRTAVQTKPKLTKRIPKLFRMDRHTGLPVDYERTVQRVMHYVNPHLANRPRTEQVLEELLAKLLAEVVRQGGHHQNTQLRSLLKDHCNCRRKDMVRSKSEQRRREANESLDQFHSACKRGPFRLASPKLGPTCISKFNFNQLRIKST